A single region of the Duganella sp. BuS-21 genome encodes:
- a CDS encoding primosomal protein N', with protein MNNPRPCILQIAIDTPLNAVFDYRWDGQDDQRPHIGQLALVSFARREVVGLIVGIADHTDVPVDKLKAALAVRGQLSPLSPQWLALAGFAADYYQRPLGEVALPGLPKNLRVLTTVALDRAIKKLAKLEVAHDCTPANMPVLNAEQQEAADFIGGAQGFTPALLYGVTGSGKTEVYLQACAQVLAREPDGQILILVPEINLTPQLEGNIRARFPGAMLATLHSSLSEGERMLHWLAAHQGQARIVLGTRLAILSSLPHLKLIVIDEEHDPSYKQQEGLRYSARDLAVWRAWQLRIPIVLGSATPSLESWHHAQSGRYRKLELRERAVQNAVLPTVKLIDMERDKPSDGLTAQLVAAIKLRIERGEQSLLFLNRRGYAPVICCESCGWISECTRCTSFMVLHRPEHRLRCHHCSLELRIPRHCPTCGNVDLQPLGRGTQRVEEGLQALFPEARVLRIDADSTRKKGSAQEAFDSVHRGEVDILIGTQMVAKGHDFKKLTLVGIMNPDTALFSQDYRASERLFAQLMQVAGRAGRAGIPSEVLIQTRYPQHPLYGAVVHHDYDHFASALLEEREQAALPPYLFQALLRAEARELATAIEFLNMAKECMEHPGITINDPIPMSMTRVHNVDRAQLLVESPSRPALQAFLKEWMLTLKEMKSRVKWSLEVDPLDI; from the coding sequence ATGAATAATCCACGCCCTTGCATCCTGCAAATAGCGATCGATACGCCGCTGAACGCAGTTTTTGACTATCGCTGGGACGGCCAAGACGATCAACGGCCGCACATCGGCCAGTTGGCGCTGGTGTCTTTTGCGCGGCGCGAGGTGGTCGGCCTGATCGTCGGCATCGCCGACCACACCGATGTGCCGGTGGATAAGTTGAAAGCGGCGCTGGCCGTGCGTGGCCAGCTGTCGCCGCTATCGCCGCAATGGCTGGCGCTGGCCGGCTTTGCCGCCGATTACTACCAGCGTCCGCTCGGCGAAGTGGCGCTGCCGGGCCTGCCCAAGAACCTGCGCGTGCTGACCACGGTGGCGCTGGACCGGGCCATCAAGAAGCTGGCCAAGCTGGAGGTGGCGCACGACTGCACGCCGGCCAACATGCCGGTGCTCAACGCCGAGCAGCAGGAAGCGGCCGATTTCATCGGCGGCGCCCAGGGTTTTACGCCGGCGTTGCTGTACGGCGTGACCGGCAGCGGCAAGACCGAGGTTTATCTGCAAGCCTGCGCCCAGGTGCTGGCGCGCGAGCCGGACGGCCAGATCCTGATCCTGGTGCCGGAAATTAACCTGACGCCGCAATTGGAAGGCAATATCCGCGCGCGCTTCCCCGGCGCGATGCTGGCCACCCTGCACAGCAGCCTGTCCGAAGGCGAGCGCATGCTGCATTGGCTGGCGGCGCACCAGGGCCAGGCGCGCATCGTGCTGGGCACGCGGCTGGCCATCCTGTCCTCGCTGCCGCACCTGAAGCTGATCGTCATCGACGAGGAGCACGATCCTTCCTACAAACAGCAGGAAGGCCTGCGCTATTCCGCGCGCGACCTGGCCGTGTGGCGCGCCTGGCAGCTGCGGATTCCGATCGTGCTGGGCTCGGCCACGCCGTCGCTGGAGAGCTGGCACCACGCGCAGTCGGGCCGTTACCGCAAGCTGGAGCTGCGCGAGCGCGCCGTGCAGAACGCCGTACTGCCGACCGTGAAGCTGATCGACATGGAGCGCGACAAGCCGTCCGACGGCCTGACCGCGCAGTTGGTCGCCGCCATCAAGCTGCGTATCGAGCGCGGCGAGCAGTCGCTGTTGTTCCTGAACCGGCGCGGCTATGCGCCCGTCATTTGCTGCGAGTCCTGCGGCTGGATCAGCGAATGCACGCGCTGCACCTCGTTCATGGTGCTGCACCGGCCCGAACACCGGCTGCGCTGCCACCATTGCAGCCTGGAGCTGCGCATTCCGCGCCATTGCCCGACCTGCGGCAACGTCGACCTGCAGCCGCTGGGACGCGGCACGCAGCGCGTGGAGGAAGGCTTGCAGGCGCTGTTCCCGGAGGCGCGGGTGCTGCGTATCGACGCCGATTCCACCCGCAAGAAGGGCAGCGCGCAGGAGGCGTTCGATAGCGTACACCGGGGCGAGGTCGATATCCTGATCGGCACGCAGATGGTCGCCAAGGGGCACGATTTCAAGAAGCTGACCCTGGTGGGCATCATGAATCCGGATACGGCGCTGTTTTCGCAGGATTATCGTGCCAGCGAGCGGCTGTTCGCGCAGCTGATGCAGGTGGCCGGCCGCGCCGGGCGGGCCGGCATTCCGAGCGAGGTGCTGATTCAGACGCGCTATCCGCAGCATCCGCTGTACGGCGCGGTGGTGCATCACGATTACGATCACTTCGCCTCGGCGCTGCTGGAGGAGCGCGAGCAGGCGGCCTTGCCGCCCTATCTGTTCCAGGCGCTGCTGCGGGCCGAGGCGCGCGAGCTGGCCACGGCGATCGAATTCCTGAATATGGCCAAGGAGTGCATGGAGCATCCTGGCATCACCATTAACGATCCGATCCCGATGAGCATGACGCGCGTGCACAACGTCGACCGCGCACAACTGCTGGTGGAGTCGCCCTCAAGGCCGGCGCTGCAGGCCTTCCTGAAGGAGTGGATGCTTACACTCAAGGAAATGAAGAGCCGTGTGAAATGGTCGCTGGAAGTCGATCCGCTCGATATCTGA
- a CDS encoding ArgP/LysG family DNA-binding transcriptional regulator: MDNLDYRALAVLDAVVSQGSFEKAALALGISQSAVSQRIKALEDAAGRLLIVRGQPAVPTGLGQRLVSHHRNVKLMEASLDIDLGNKVSMPEISLAVDAASLATWFPLSLQPLLSPPRCQLNVQLATPELALHLVREGSVFGCVAAGAAEAQANGPQVTPLGRMRYVCVASKAFANHWFGDGFLIEAARLAPAVVGDRDMMAGFLHQVLDLRGAYPHHTLPLSAATSVCVFGALAYGLMPLAQVSAALADERLVDLAPGEFVDVPLNWHAWNLDTPFTRALSEQIVATARRHLLQ, encoded by the coding sequence ATGGATAATCTGGACTATCGGGCGCTGGCCGTGCTGGATGCCGTGGTCAGCCAGGGCAGCTTCGAAAAGGCGGCCCTGGCGCTGGGCATCAGCCAATCGGCCGTCTCCCAGCGCATCAAGGCACTGGAGGACGCGGCCGGACGCTTGCTGATCGTGCGTGGGCAACCCGCCGTCCCGACCGGCCTGGGCCAGCGGCTGGTGTCGCATCACCGTAACGTCAAGCTGATGGAAGCGTCGCTCGATATCGACCTGGGCAACAAGGTCAGCATGCCGGAAATTTCGTTGGCGGTGGACGCGGCCAGTCTGGCCACCTGGTTCCCGCTGAGCTTGCAGCCGCTGCTGTCGCCGCCGCGCTGCCAGCTGAATGTGCAGCTGGCGACGCCGGAGCTGGCCCTGCATCTGGTGCGCGAGGGCAGCGTGTTCGGCTGCGTGGCGGCCGGTGCCGCCGAAGCCCAGGCCAACGGTCCGCAGGTGACGCCGCTGGGCCGCATGCGCTATGTGTGCGTGGCGAGCAAGGCGTTCGCCAATCATTGGTTCGGCGATGGTTTCCTGATCGAGGCGGCGCGGCTGGCGCCGGCCGTGGTCGGCGACCGTGACATGATGGCAGGCTTTCTGCACCAGGTGCTGGATCTGCGCGGCGCCTATCCGCACCACACGCTGCCGCTGTCGGCGGCCACCAGCGTATGCGTATTCGGTGCGCTGGCGTATGGGCTGATGCCGCTGGCCCAGGTGTCGGCGGCGCTGGCCGACGAGCGGCTGGTGGACCTGGCGCCCGGCGAGTTCGTCGACGTGCCGCTCAACTGGCATGCCTGGAACCTGGACACGCCCTTCACCCGCGCGCTGAGCGAACAGATCGTGGCGACCGCGCGCCGCCACCTGCTGCAGTAG
- a CDS encoding dihydrolipoyl dehydrogenase, which produces MKTIQTEVAVIGAGTAGMTGYRAAKAGGKQTLLIESNVYGTTCARVGCMPSKLLISAADAAHMLTAASGFGVHAGEVRIDGKAVMARVRSERDRFVGFVLESVDGYPAADKLHGHARFLSPTQLQIDDHTLVEAERFVIATGSTPIVPDEWRAAGPRVITSDEVFYWDDLPKSVAVAGTGVIGLELGQALHRLGVRVTIFGRGGSVAQLSDPEVLDVARSVLLEELDVRFNTKLVKVEPQGEGLAVTSEDTNGDRHTEHFDYLLSAIGRRPNVHQLGLENTGLQRDHHGIPVYDKQTMQCGTSAIFIAGDANDERPQLPEAADHGRIAGHNAARYPDVQPGLRRTPLGISFTEPQIATMGASYSDLCVTHAGRFAVGKVSFHNQGRSRVMLQNKGMLRVYAEYTTGRFLGAEMIGPRAENIGHLLSWAVQAGLTVDAMLDMPFYHPVVEEGVRTALRDLAHHLQNEPAHDCPCLDCTPGP; this is translated from the coding sequence ATGAAAACTATTCAAACCGAAGTCGCCGTCATCGGCGCAGGCACGGCCGGCATGACCGGCTATCGCGCCGCCAAGGCCGGCGGCAAGCAAACCCTGCTTATCGAGAGCAATGTGTACGGCACCACCTGCGCGCGGGTCGGCTGCATGCCCAGCAAGTTGTTGATTTCGGCGGCGGACGCGGCGCATATGCTGACGGCGGCCTCCGGCTTCGGCGTGCACGCGGGCGAGGTGCGCATCGACGGCAAGGCCGTGATGGCGCGGGTGCGCAGCGAACGCGACCGTTTTGTCGGCTTCGTGCTTGAAAGCGTCGATGGCTATCCGGCCGCAGACAAGCTGCACGGCCATGCGCGCTTTCTCAGCCCGACCCAATTGCAGATCGACGACCACACCTTGGTGGAGGCGGAGCGCTTCGTCATCGCCACCGGTTCCACGCCCATCGTACCGGACGAATGGCGCGCGGCCGGCCCGCGCGTGATCACCAGCGACGAGGTGTTTTACTGGGACGACCTGCCAAAATCGGTGGCGGTGGCCGGCACCGGCGTGATCGGGCTGGAGCTGGGGCAGGCGCTGCACCGGCTGGGCGTGCGCGTAACCATCTTCGGCCGGGGCGGCAGCGTGGCGCAGTTGAGCGATCCCGAGGTGCTGGACGTGGCGCGTAGCGTGCTGCTCGAGGAGCTCGACGTGCGCTTCAACACCAAGCTGGTGAAAGTCGAGCCGCAAGGCGAGGGCCTGGCCGTCACCAGCGAAGACACCAACGGCGACCGGCACACCGAACACTTCGACTACCTGCTGTCGGCCATCGGCCGCCGCCCGAATGTGCACCAGCTGGGCCTGGAAAACACCGGCCTGCAGCGCGACCACCATGGCATCCCTGTCTATGACAAACAGACCATGCAATGTGGGACATCCGCCATCTTCATCGCCGGCGACGCCAACGACGAACGCCCGCAACTGCCGGAGGCGGCGGATCATGGCCGCATCGCCGGCCACAACGCGGCGCGCTACCCGGACGTGCAGCCGGGCCTGCGTCGCACGCCGCTGGGCATCAGCTTCACCGAACCGCAGATCGCCACCATGGGCGCCAGCTACAGCGACTTGTGCGTGACGCACGCCGGCCGCTTCGCCGTGGGCAAGGTGTCGTTCCATAACCAGGGCCGTAGTCGCGTGATGTTGCAGAACAAGGGCATGCTGCGCGTCTACGCCGAGTATACGACCGGCCGCTTCCTCGGCGCCGAGATGATCGGCCCGCGCGCCGAAAACATCGGCCATCTTTTGTCCTGGGCAGTGCAGGCCGGGCTGACCGTGGACGCCATGCTGGACATGCCGTTCTACCATCCGGTGGTGGAGGAAGGCGTGCGCACCGCCCTGCGCGACCTGGCGCACCACCTGCAGAACGAGCCTGCCCACGACTGTCCTTGCCTCGATTGCACGCCCGGGCCCTGA
- a CDS encoding DUF1857 family protein — protein sequence MKFEHLIEVNDPLNPLIDALSVQQVWRGLVLRAESPKLFVPHLDESSIDQRSESGFRRRLRYGDLVVEDYVELEPMRSVRYRVAAQQDIAESSLTMTIEQPTEDTLFVRFQYEDSHDDATDQANAMYDEFRRSAYVESDIDTIGMLRELAQEGRLDALLN from the coding sequence ATGAAATTTGAACATTTAATCGAAGTCAACGACCCGCTCAATCCCCTGATTGACGCCCTCAGCGTGCAGCAAGTCTGGCGCGGCCTGGTGCTGCGCGCCGAATCGCCCAAGCTGTTCGTGCCGCACCTGGACGAAAGCAGCATCGACCAGCGCAGCGAGAGCGGCTTCCGCCGCCGCCTGCGCTACGGCGACCTGGTGGTGGAGGATTATGTCGAGCTGGAGCCGATGCGCAGCGTGCGCTACCGCGTGGCCGCGCAGCAAGACATCGCCGAGTCCAGCCTGACCATGACGATTGAACAGCCGACCGAGGACACCCTGTTCGTGCGCTTCCAGTACGAGGACAGCCACGACGACGCCACCGACCAGGCCAACGCCATGTACGACGAATTCCGCCGCTCGGCCTATGTGGAATCCGACATCGACACCATCGGCATGCTGCGCGAACTGGCCCAGGAAGGCCGGCTGGACGCCTTGCTCAACTAA